In one Parvibaculum sp. genomic region, the following are encoded:
- a CDS encoding SDR family NAD(P)-dependent oxidoreductase: MKLDSGISAIITGGASGLGAATARRLAKEGVKIGIFDLQEDKGEALAKELGGVFAKVNVTDEASVDAGFEKVRAAIGQERILVNCAGTGNAVKTASRNKETGKPEHFPLDKFNLIIQINLVGTFRCIAKSAAGMLTLDPLADGDRGAIVNTGSVAAQDGQIGQAAYSASKAGVVGMTLPIARDLSREGIRVNTILPGIFDTPLLAGAPEKVRQALGAQVPFPARLGNPEEYASLATEMIRNGYFNGETVRLDGAIRMAPR, encoded by the coding sequence ATGAAACTCGATTCAGGCATCAGCGCCATCATCACCGGCGGCGCTTCGGGCCTCGGCGCGGCGACCGCGCGCCGCCTCGCCAAGGAAGGCGTCAAGATCGGCATTTTCGATCTGCAGGAAGACAAGGGCGAGGCGCTGGCGAAAGAACTCGGCGGCGTCTTCGCGAAAGTGAACGTCACCGACGAAGCGAGCGTCGATGCCGGCTTCGAAAAGGTCCGCGCCGCGATCGGCCAGGAGCGCATCCTGGTCAACTGCGCCGGCACCGGCAATGCGGTCAAGACCGCGTCGCGCAACAAGGAGACGGGCAAGCCCGAGCACTTCCCGCTCGACAAGTTCAACCTCATTATCCAGATCAACCTCGTCGGCACCTTCCGCTGCATCGCGAAGTCGGCGGCCGGCATGCTGACGCTCGATCCGCTCGCCGATGGCGACCGCGGCGCCATCGTCAACACGGGCTCGGTTGCCGCGCAGGACGGCCAGATCGGCCAGGCGGCCTATTCGGCGTCGAAGGCCGGCGTCGTCGGCATGACGCTGCCGATCGCGCGCGACCTCAGCCGCGAAGGCATCCGCGTCAACACGATCCTGCCCGGCATTTTCGACACGCCGCTCTTGGCCGGCGCGCCCGAAAAGGTTCGTCAGGCACTCGGCGCGCAGGTGCCGTTCCCGGCGCGTCTCGGCAACCCGGAAGAATATGCCTCGCTCGCGACCGAAATGATCCGCAACGGTTATTTCAATGGCGAAACCGTCCGCCTCGACGGCGCGATCCGTATGGCGCCGCGCTAA
- a CDS encoding ABC transporter ATP-binding protein yields the protein MPNIIELEDVRLTLPSAAGPVNILRGIDLSIAKGEAAGLVGPSGSGKSTLLMVLAGLERPSSGRIVAAGEDLTALGEDALARFRRDRVGIVFQSFHLIPTMTALENVAIPLEFAGRADAFARAEEELRLVGLGHRLTHYPGQLSGGEQQRVALARAVAGDPEILLADEPTGNLDQTTGAEIVALMFDLHRRKGTTLVLITHDEALAARCDRIIRLRDGLVESIEAGVAA from the coding sequence TTGCCCAATATCATCGAACTCGAAGACGTCCGCCTGACCCTGCCCAGCGCCGCCGGTCCGGTCAACATCCTGCGCGGCATCGACCTTTCGATCGCCAAGGGCGAGGCGGCCGGTCTCGTCGGGCCGTCCGGCTCCGGCAAGTCGACGCTGCTGATGGTGCTTGCCGGTCTCGAGCGGCCGAGCTCGGGCCGCATCGTCGCGGCGGGCGAAGACCTCACCGCGCTTGGCGAGGACGCGCTGGCGCGCTTCCGCCGCGACCGCGTCGGCATCGTCTTCCAGTCCTTCCATCTGATCCCTACCATGACGGCGCTCGAGAACGTCGCGATCCCGCTTGAGTTCGCCGGCCGCGCCGACGCCTTCGCGCGCGCGGAAGAAGAGCTTCGTCTTGTCGGGCTCGGCCACCGGCTGACGCATTATCCGGGACAGTTGTCGGGCGGCGAGCAGCAGCGCGTGGCGCTTGCCCGCGCGGTTGCCGGCGATCCCGAAATCCTGCTCGCCGACGAGCCGACCGGCAATCTCGACCAGACGACCGGCGCCGAAATCGTCGCACTGATGTTCGATCTCCATCGGCGCAAGGGCACGACGCTTGTCCTCATCACCCATGACGAGGCGCTGGCGGCGCGCTGCGACCGCATCATCCGCCTGCGCGACGGGCTGGTGGAAAGCATCGAAGCGGGCGTGGCGGCATGA
- a CDS encoding aldo/keto reductase, whose protein sequence is MEYRTLGRTDLKVSAICLGTMTWGQQNTEAEGHEQMDYALAQGINFFDTSEMYAVPPKPETQGSTERIIGSWFKARGNRDKVILATKVAGRSPMTWLRDGGEGTEQTEAQIVQAVDKSLKRLQTDYIDLYQLHWPDRPINLFGGLGYKHIEGTTNPIDEILAALDKVVKAGKVRHVGLSNETPWGTMKFLHHAETKGLPRMQSIQNAYNLLNRTFELGGSEIAHRDQVGLLAYSPLAQGYLSGKYQNGALPEGSRKALFNRLQRYESPMTDRAIEAYLGVARKHGLDPSQMANQFVTTRPFVTSNIIGATTMEQLKLAVTSVDVKWTEELEKDIEAAHLTQPNPAP, encoded by the coding sequence ATGGAATATCGCACGCTCGGGCGCACCGACCTGAAGGTCAGCGCGATCTGTCTGGGGACCATGACATGGGGCCAGCAGAACACCGAAGCCGAAGGCCACGAGCAGATGGACTATGCGCTGGCGCAGGGCATCAACTTTTTCGACACGTCGGAAATGTATGCGGTGCCGCCGAAGCCGGAGACGCAAGGCTCGACCGAAAGGATCATCGGTTCGTGGTTCAAGGCGCGCGGCAATCGCGACAAGGTGATCCTCGCCACCAAGGTTGCCGGCCGCAGCCCGATGACCTGGCTGCGCGACGGCGGCGAAGGCACCGAGCAGACGGAAGCGCAGATCGTGCAAGCGGTCGACAAGAGCCTGAAACGTCTGCAGACGGATTATATCGATCTCTACCAGCTTCACTGGCCCGACCGGCCGATCAATCTTTTCGGCGGCCTCGGCTACAAGCATATCGAGGGGACGACGAACCCGATCGACGAAATTCTGGCGGCGCTCGACAAGGTGGTGAAGGCGGGCAAGGTGCGTCATGTCGGGCTGTCGAACGAAACGCCCTGGGGGACGATGAAATTCCTGCATCACGCCGAAACCAAAGGCCTGCCGCGCATGCAGTCGATCCAGAACGCCTACAACCTCTTGAACCGGACCTTCGAACTTGGCGGCTCGGAAATCGCCCATCGCGACCAGGTGGGGCTGCTCGCCTATTCGCCGCTGGCGCAGGGCTATCTCTCCGGCAAATACCAGAACGGCGCGCTGCCCGAAGGCTCGCGCAAGGCGCTGTTCAACCGCTTGCAGCGCTATGAATCGCCGATGACCGACCGCGCCATAGAGGCCTATCTCGGCGTCGCGAGGAAGCACGGGCTCGACCCGTCGCAAATGGCCAACCAGTTCGTGACGACGCGGCCCTTCGTGACCTCGAACATCATCGGCGCGACGACGATGGAACAATTGAAGCTCGCGGTGACGAGCGTTGACGTGAAATGGACGGAGGAACTCGAAAAGGACATCGAGGCCGCGCATCTCACGCAGCCCAACCCGGCGCCTTGA
- a CDS encoding arylesterase: protein MRYGRYGFSMRYCKLLPALLLAAALAIAPSLAQAAERALTIVALGDSLTAGYLLGPDEDFATQLERALAAAGHENVKIANAGVSGDTTAGGLARLDWAVGPDADAVIVELGANDALRAIDPEVTRANLEAIVTRLKARGLPVLLAGMLAPPNLGGEYAAAFNPIYADLAAEHGLILYPFFLDGVAAERHLNLGDGIHPTAEGVGVIVERILPKVEALIAEVGAEDAVN, encoded by the coding sequence ATGCGATATGGGCGATATGGCTTTTCGATGCGCTATTGCAAGCTTTTACCGGCGCTACTGCTGGCGGCCGCGCTTGCGATTGCGCCCTCCCTTGCGCAGGCCGCCGAGCGCGCCCTCACCATCGTGGCGCTCGGAGACAGCCTGACAGCGGGCTATCTGCTGGGACCGGACGAGGATTTTGCGACCCAGCTCGAACGGGCGCTTGCCGCCGCCGGTCACGAGAATGTGAAGATCGCCAATGCCGGCGTCTCCGGCGACACGACGGCAGGCGGCCTCGCGCGGCTCGACTGGGCGGTGGGGCCCGACGCCGATGCGGTGATCGTCGAGCTTGGCGCAAACGACGCGCTGCGCGCCATCGACCCCGAGGTGACCCGCGCCAACCTGGAGGCCATCGTGACGCGGCTGAAGGCGCGCGGGCTGCCGGTGCTACTGGCCGGTATGCTGGCGCCGCCCAATCTCGGCGGCGAATACGCAGCCGCCTTCAACCCGATCTATGCGGACCTCGCGGCCGAACACGGCCTGATCCTCTATCCCTTCTTCCTCGACGGCGTCGCCGCCGAGCGCCACCTCAATCTCGGCGACGGCATTCATCCGACGGCGGAAGGTGTCGGCGTCATCGTCGAACGGATCCTGCCGAAGGTCGAGGCGTTGATTGCGGAAGTGGGCGCGGAGGATGCGGTCAATTGA
- a CDS encoding 4a-hydroxytetrahydrobiopterin dehydratase, which yields MTDKLTGKAREKALKGLKGWTKVKGRDAIEKTFRFKDFNEAFGFMSRVALVAEKLDHHPEWANVYSRVEVVLTTHDAGGLSEKDIKLATLMDKWAGKAGKK from the coding sequence ATGACGGACAAACTGACCGGCAAGGCGCGGGAGAAGGCGCTGAAGGGCCTCAAGGGCTGGACGAAGGTGAAGGGCCGCGACGCCATCGAGAAGACGTTCCGCTTCAAGGATTTCAACGAGGCCTTCGGCTTTATGAGCCGCGTGGCGCTGGTGGCCGAGAAGCTGGACCATCATCCCGAATGGGCAAACGTCTATAGCCGCGTCGAGGTGGTGCTGACGACGCATGATGCGGGCGGGCTGTCGGAAAAGGACATCAAGCTCGCCACGCTGATGGACAAATGGGCGGGCAAGGCCGGGAAGAAGTGA
- a CDS encoding metallopeptidase family protein has protein sequence MDWKGVKAPTLEEFEALADAAFARLPAGFRARCAGLVIRVEDFPDDEVAAEMELESPFDLLGLYQGISHVDRSVMEPAHMPDMVFLYRRPMLDYWAEYDEPLDHLIAHVLVHEIGHHMGLSDDDMHAIEEAAGD, from the coding sequence ATGGACTGGAAAGGCGTCAAGGCACCGACACTGGAAGAATTCGAGGCGCTGGCGGACGCGGCCTTTGCGCGCCTGCCCGCCGGTTTCCGCGCGCGCTGCGCGGGGCTTGTCATCCGCGTCGAGGATTTCCCTGACGACGAGGTCGCGGCCGAAATGGAGCTTGAAAGCCCGTTCGACCTCCTCGGCCTCTATCAGGGCATTTCCCATGTCGACCGCTCGGTGATGGAGCCGGCGCATATGCCCGACATGGTGTTTCTCTACCGCCGGCCGATGCTCGACTACTGGGCCGAATATGACGAGCCGCTCGATCATCTGATCGCGCATGTGCTGGTGCATGAGATCGGACATCACATGGGGCTGTCCGACGACGACATGCATGCGATCGAGGAAGCGGCGGGCGACTAG
- the thpR gene encoding RNA 2',3'-cyclic phosphodiesterase, which translates to MIRLFTALEIPDEAAEKLARLQQGLEGARWIERGDLHITLRFIGDVAENIASDIDAALAEIPVAPFEVELEGVGEFGGARPNALWAGVRMSEPLRVLQGRHESAMRRVGLKPETRKFHPHVTVARLGRAAPEDVGRYIAANNLFAAPRFTVGRFTLFSARGGTGGGPYVAERRYPEDEWPENLRDGDG; encoded by the coding sequence ATGATCCGCCTCTTCACCGCGCTGGAAATTCCCGACGAGGCGGCGGAGAAACTCGCGCGGCTGCAACAGGGGCTCGAGGGCGCGCGCTGGATCGAGCGCGGCGATCTGCACATCACGCTGCGCTTCATCGGCGATGTGGCCGAGAATATCGCATCCGATATCGACGCGGCGCTGGCCGAAATTCCCGTTGCGCCCTTCGAGGTCGAGCTTGAAGGCGTCGGCGAATTCGGCGGCGCGCGGCCGAACGCATTATGGGCGGGCGTCAGAATGTCGGAGCCCTTGCGCGTGCTTCAGGGCCGCCACGAAAGCGCGATGCGCCGCGTCGGCCTCAAGCCCGAGACGCGGAAGTTTCACCCGCATGTGACGGTGGCGCGCCTCGGCCGCGCGGCGCCGGAGGATGTCGGGCGCTATATCGCGGCCAATAATCTTTTCGCCGCGCCGCGCTTCACGGTCGGCCGCTTCACGCTTTTTTCGGCGCGGGGCGGAACCGGCGGCGGGCCCTACGTGGCCGAGCGGCGCTATCCGGAAGATGAGTGGCCGGAAAACCTGCGCGATGGCGACGGCTAG